A region from the Lentimonas sp. CC4 genome encodes:
- the trpB gene encoding tryptophan synthase subunit beta encodes METANPSLEVDPVSLPDARGHFGTYGGMYVPETLMTPLFELTEAYEAARKDPEFQKELDFQLREFAGRPTNLYFAERLTEHCGGAKIYLKREDLLHTGAHKINNALGQALLAKRMGKKRIIAETGAGQHGIATAAMCAKMGFECVIYMGEEDMRRQSLNVYRMRLCGAEVRAVTAGQRTLKEAVNEAMRDWVTNIRTTHYIIGSALGSHPFPMMVRDFHRVIGEECRRQIIEKEGRLPDEVAACVGGGSNAIGIFFAFLQDLDVKLTGVEAGGLEITRGHHAARFEGGRLGVLQGSKTWILQDEDGQIDLTHSVSAGLDYAAVGPEHAYYKEKERIDFGYATDAEALDAFKALCSIEGIVPALESSHGLAYTMKRAREMSPDQLIIGNLSGRGDKDVQEVARVLGDQA; translated from the coding sequence ATGGAGACCGCAAACCCATCCCTCGAAGTCGATCCCGTCAGCCTGCCTGACGCGCGTGGCCACTTCGGCACCTATGGCGGCATGTATGTGCCCGAGACTTTGATGACGCCGCTATTCGAGCTCACCGAAGCCTACGAGGCCGCACGTAAAGACCCCGAGTTCCAGAAAGAACTCGATTTTCAACTACGTGAATTCGCCGGCCGCCCGACCAATTTATACTTCGCCGAACGCCTCACAGAGCACTGTGGCGGGGCAAAGATCTACCTGAAGCGCGAAGATCTGCTCCACACCGGAGCGCACAAGATCAACAACGCCCTCGGCCAAGCGCTGCTCGCTAAGCGTATGGGCAAGAAGCGCATCATCGCCGAAACAGGCGCAGGCCAGCATGGTATCGCGACCGCGGCCATGTGTGCCAAGATGGGCTTCGAGTGTGTGATTTACATGGGCGAAGAGGACATGCGCCGCCAGTCGCTCAACGTCTATCGCATGCGCCTCTGTGGTGCCGAAGTGCGCGCCGTCACTGCAGGCCAACGCACGCTCAAGGAAGCGGTCAACGAAGCGATGCGCGACTGGGTGACGAACATTCGCACGACTCACTACATTATCGGTTCTGCGCTTGGTTCACACCCGTTCCCTATGATGGTGCGCGACTTTCATCGTGTGATCGGCGAAGAGTGCCGTCGCCAGATTATAGAGAAAGAAGGCCGCTTGCCGGACGAAGTCGCCGCCTGTGTCGGTGGTGGTTCCAATGCGATCGGTATCTTTTTCGCCTTCCTTCAGGATTTAGATGTCAAACTTACTGGTGTTGAAGCCGGTGGTCTCGAAATCACACGCGGACACCACGCAGCGCGTTTCGAAGGTGGCAGACTCGGTGTATTACAAGGATCCAAAACCTGGATTTTACAGGACGAGGATGGTCAGATCGACCTCACGCACTCCGTTTCCGCTGGTCTCGACTATGCCGCTGTTGGCCCTGAGCACGCTTATTACAAGGAAAAGGAGCGTATTGACTTCGGTTATGCGACCGACGCCGAAGCGCTCGACGCATTCAAAGCACTTTGTTCGATCGAAGGCATCGTGCCCGCGCTCGAATCGTCGCACGGGCTAGCTTACACCATGAAGCGCGCACGCGAAATGTCTCCGGATCAACTCATCATTGGCAACCTTAGCGGTCGCGGTGATAAAGACGTGCAGGAAGTCGCGCGCGTCCTAGGCGACCAAGCCTAG
- the kdsB gene encoding 3-deoxy-manno-octulosonate cytidylyltransferase, protein MSKTPSIIVPARLASTRFPRKLLHEVQGKPIIVWTAERIRTVAPEFPLYFAVDDDALESCLNSAGFDVVRTRPDHPSGTDRLAEANASVGAAAVINVQGDEPLVTGEQIRALAAGLQSGAAMSTLAIPFDRPEDFANPNQVKVVRDRAGMALYFSRSSVPFARDTGGDVGAAWLAKHPCYRHLGLYAYDADFLSAFSTLEPGFLENIEKLEQLRAMEHGYRIHVGITDQPTIGIDAPEDIAAFEARLPA, encoded by the coding sequence ATGTCAAAGACGCCTTCTATCATCGTGCCAGCTCGACTGGCTTCCACTCGTTTCCCACGCAAGCTGTTGCATGAGGTGCAGGGCAAGCCGATCATTGTGTGGACCGCTGAGCGTATCCGCACGGTGGCGCCTGAATTCCCTCTGTATTTTGCAGTCGATGATGATGCGCTGGAGAGCTGCCTGAACTCGGCTGGCTTTGATGTGGTGCGCACGCGCCCCGATCACCCGAGCGGCACCGATCGTCTGGCCGAAGCGAACGCATCGGTGGGCGCAGCAGCAGTGATTAACGTGCAGGGCGATGAGCCGCTCGTCACGGGCGAGCAGATCCGTGCCTTAGCAGCAGGGCTGCAGAGCGGCGCGGCAATGTCGACCTTGGCGATCCCATTTGACCGTCCTGAAGACTTCGCCAACCCCAACCAGGTCAAGGTCGTGCGTGATCGGGCAGGCATGGCACTGTATTTCTCGCGTTCGTCGGTTCCTTTTGCGCGCGACACCGGCGGCGACGTCGGTGCGGCGTGGCTTGCAAAGCACCCGTGCTACCGTCATCTCGGGCTTTACGCCTACGATGCCGACTTTTTGAGCGCATTTTCTACGCTGGAGCCTGGCTTTCTTGAGAACATTGAGAAGCTCGAGCAACTCCGCGCCATGGAGCATGGCTATCGTATTCACGTCGGCATTACCGACCAACCCACCATCGGCATCGACGCCCCCGAGGACATTGCTGCCTTCGAAGCGCGTCTGCCTGCTTGA
- a CDS encoding aminodeoxychorismate/anthranilate synthase component II, with translation MLLVIDNFDSFTYNLVQYFGELGVEQQVYRNNAITVEEALELNPDRVMISPGPCSPNEAGVSLAMIEAFAGKKPLLGVCLGHQSIGQHFGGKVVRADRLMHGKTSPVTHRNTDIFEGMPNPMEATRYHSLLVERATLPDCLEVTAETAEGEIMGLAHKDLPVWGVQFHPESLATQEGMRMLENFLKL, from the coding sequence ATGCTGTTAGTCATCGATAATTTCGACTCTTTCACCTACAACCTCGTCCAATATTTTGGGGAGCTTGGGGTGGAGCAACAGGTCTACCGCAACAATGCGATCACCGTGGAGGAGGCTTTGGAGCTCAACCCGGATCGCGTCATGATCTCGCCAGGGCCGTGTTCGCCGAACGAGGCGGGCGTCAGCCTTGCCATGATCGAAGCCTTTGCAGGCAAGAAGCCGCTACTGGGCGTGTGCCTCGGGCATCAAAGCATCGGCCAGCATTTCGGTGGTAAAGTCGTGCGGGCAGATCGCCTGATGCATGGCAAAACCTCGCCCGTTACGCATCGTAATACTGATATTTTCGAAGGGATGCCCAACCCGATGGAAGCCACCCGCTATCATTCACTCCTCGTTGAGCGAGCAACCCTGCCGGATTGCCTCGAAGTGACTGCTGAGACCGCCGAAGGCGAGATCATGGGCTTGGCGCATAAAGACCTGCCAGTCTGGGGCGTGCAGTTCCACCCCGAGTCGCTCGCGACGCAAGAGGGCATGCGAATGCTCGAAAACTTCCTGAAGTTATAG
- a CDS encoding rhodanese-like domain-containing protein has translation MNKEISATEASILRDNNEDVAFLDVREDDELAICSIEGALHIPMNEIPERAEALPHHCPLVVFCHHGMRSMHVLQYLESRGFENIINMGGGIDAWSCEVDASVPRY, from the coding sequence ATGAACAAGGAAATCAGTGCAACAGAAGCCTCTATTTTACGTGATAACAACGAAGACGTCGCATTTCTCGACGTGCGCGAAGACGACGAGCTCGCAATCTGCAGTATTGAGGGTGCGTTGCACATCCCGATGAACGAGATCCCAGAACGAGCGGAAGCGCTCCCCCATCATTGCCCGTTGGTGGTCTTTTGCCACCACGGGATGCGCAGTATGCATGTGCTCCAATATCTGGAATCACGCGGCTTTGAGAACATCATCAACATGGGCGGCGGTATCGATGCCTGGAGCTGCGAAGTCGACGCGTCCGTGCCTCGCTACTAA
- the nrdR gene encoding transcriptional regulator NrdR: MRCPKCASLETKVLDTRTGKNETSIRRRRECLDCGYRFTTIEEVLRADLQVVKRDGRREDFDRAKLLGGLKKAVEKRPIDVMQIEMLVADVLASLEKEYDHEIPSQAVGEHVMQRLKHLDQIAYVRYASVYKDFRDLTELAQEILDLKKSTEHGKK, translated from the coding sequence ATGCGTTGCCCTAAATGTGCCTCCCTTGAGACCAAAGTGCTCGATACCCGAACCGGTAAAAACGAGACTTCGATTCGCCGTCGCCGTGAGTGCCTTGACTGTGGCTATCGCTTCACCACGATTGAGGAAGTGCTGCGCGCTGACCTACAAGTGGTCAAACGCGACGGCCGTCGTGAAGATTTTGACCGTGCTAAATTGCTCGGCGGCTTAAAGAAGGCCGTGGAGAAACGCCCGATCGATGTGATGCAGATCGAAATGCTCGTGGCCGACGTGCTCGCTTCGCTCGAAAAGGAATACGATCACGAAATTCCATCCCAAGCGGTGGGTGAGCATGTGATGCAGCGCCTCAAACACCTCGATCAGATTGCATATGTGCGTTACGCTTCGGTTTATAAAGATTTCCGTGACTTAACTGAATTGGCGCAGGAAATTCTCGATCTGAAGAAATCGACCGAACATGGTAAAAAGTGA
- a CDS encoding O-antigen ligase family protein, producing the protein MPSLIDKTGNVPYFGRLSWGNFVDWLVTFCLGGIIAASTMLLGGVRPDTHVLILPLFVCLIVMHGLWLAVDKEKPKRLSHIPLFFVPFVAWVVLSVFSKSSMAWRGWYELIYVLEALIFLWVLVNNVRTRAHLWVLITIALSPAAYAIFIGFYQFFQNPGKLATALTEYGLQLSPEFLGQATGSFADPNSFAAFLLILLPSLLIAGLVPRLPKVLRILCIYIAVMFVVGILLTQLLWPLALLFVILVVLPWVCFLKTSRRVWGSVLGASVIVMAVLPQMALSPKFQERVGLAMTEEGEAVRLVLWQEALDVTLGAPLFGSGAGSFSAEFEQSDTVSLHKLPATPHNDYLLILSEYGAVGGVLFLLPIVCVVWWAFRQWRTEPARVKLKDVKGTIMPPTKFFLSVGLAGVLSFALCLLCTFVFYTPALTLYGVLFFAILIKSSLQRRLSLPSGGWMRFAYFCLSIAVAYGFYSVSAFRVESQALELHARQRLDQIVEQRVHVSGNLELLDEVVELYEAAVLLDPDNADAWIGLSAAHCQFFYGNPASYEYLGALASDYAQRAIDLSETYWMAWAQLGIAQGLGGDDAEAELALARALELAPNNSNAHYYWAAYTSHFKERRDEAIVSVERALEINPDNAAARRLQQKLLIL; encoded by the coding sequence ATGCCTTCACTGATCGATAAAACCGGTAATGTGCCCTACTTTGGCCGTCTCTCTTGGGGGAACTTCGTCGATTGGCTGGTTACTTTTTGTCTCGGGGGAATTATTGCCGCATCAACGATGCTGCTTGGAGGGGTGCGGCCAGATACGCATGTGCTGATTCTCCCGCTGTTTGTGTGTTTGATTGTGATGCATGGGCTTTGGCTGGCGGTGGATAAAGAGAAGCCGAAGCGGCTAAGCCATATTCCATTGTTTTTTGTCCCGTTTGTGGCGTGGGTGGTGCTGAGTGTTTTTTCCAAGAGCTCAATGGCGTGGCGTGGTTGGTATGAGCTGATTTATGTGCTCGAGGCTCTTATCTTTCTGTGGGTATTGGTGAATAATGTGCGCACGCGCGCGCACTTGTGGGTATTGATTACGATTGCGCTGTCGCCAGCGGCCTACGCCATTTTTATCGGATTTTATCAATTTTTTCAGAATCCAGGGAAACTCGCGACAGCGTTGACGGAGTATGGATTGCAGCTCAGTCCTGAGTTCTTAGGACAGGCGACCGGTTCGTTTGCGGATCCAAATAGTTTTGCCGCGTTTCTTTTGATTCTATTGCCGTCATTGCTGATTGCAGGCTTAGTGCCACGTTTACCGAAGGTCTTGCGCATTTTATGTATCTACATTGCAGTGATGTTTGTTGTGGGGATTTTGCTGACGCAGTTGCTGTGGCCCTTGGCATTGCTGTTCGTTATTTTAGTGGTGTTGCCGTGGGTGTGCTTCTTGAAAACGTCGCGCAGGGTGTGGGGGAGTGTGCTTGGAGCCTCTGTGATCGTGATGGCGGTGTTGCCACAGATGGCTCTGTCCCCGAAGTTTCAGGAGCGTGTTGGGCTGGCGATGACTGAGGAAGGTGAGGCGGTTCGTTTGGTATTATGGCAGGAGGCGCTGGATGTTACTTTGGGAGCGCCTTTGTTTGGCTCGGGTGCGGGAAGTTTTTCTGCTGAGTTTGAGCAGAGTGATACGGTTTCGTTGCACAAGTTACCCGCGACGCCGCACAACGATTATTTATTAATTTTGTCGGAGTATGGGGCTGTCGGAGGGGTGCTCTTTTTGCTGCCGATTGTATGTGTGGTCTGGTGGGCGTTTCGACAGTGGAGAACTGAGCCTGCGCGTGTGAAGTTGAAAGATGTAAAGGGCACGATCATGCCACCGACGAAGTTTTTCCTGTCGGTTGGATTAGCTGGAGTGTTGTCGTTTGCGCTCTGTTTGTTGTGCACTTTTGTTTTTTATACGCCTGCTCTCACGTTGTATGGTGTGCTGTTTTTCGCGATACTTATAAAATCCAGTCTACAGCGGCGTTTGAGCCTCCCTTCTGGTGGCTGGATGCGTTTTGCGTATTTCTGTTTGAGTATCGCGGTGGCATATGGGTTTTATTCGGTGAGTGCGTTCCGTGTCGAGTCGCAGGCACTGGAGTTGCATGCTCGTCAACGCTTGGATCAGATCGTTGAGCAGCGTGTGCATGTGTCTGGGAATCTAGAGTTGTTGGATGAGGTGGTCGAACTGTATGAGGCGGCGGTGTTGCTAGACCCTGACAATGCAGATGCATGGATTGGTCTGAGTGCGGCACATTGCCAGTTCTTTTATGGCAATCCTGCGAGTTATGAGTATCTCGGTGCGTTGGCTTCGGATTATGCTCAGCGGGCGATTGATCTCAGCGAGACGTATTGGATGGCTTGGGCGCAGTTGGGCATCGCTCAGGGCTTGGGCGGGGATGATGCTGAGGCGGAATTGGCATTGGCACGTGCCCTAGAGTTGGCTCCGAATAATAGTAATGCGCATTATTATTGGGCTGCTTATACGAGTCACTTTAAGGAGAGGCGCGATGAAGCAATCGTATCCGTGGAGCGCGCGCTAGAAATTAATCCAGATAATGCTGCGGCTCGCCGCTTACAGCAAAAACTTCTCATTCTATGA
- a CDS encoding 3-oxoacyl-[acyl-carrier-protein] synthase III C-terminal domain-containing protein, producing MAKSCFSGVRIGGVVTCVPTSEKCIDDEIDLFGGNEKQIARLRKTIGLDRRRVVDPGTTAVDLCEAAARRLLEASEVGVDQVDALIFVTQTPDHLQPCNAAVLHGRLDLAKSCAALDVNLGCSGYVYGLWLAHMMVSAGGCERVLLLAGDTLSRVVNPKDRTVAPLFGDGGSATLIQGDDTAAQAWFSLGTDGKGFDKLIVPAGGQRMPSSVETQVEVADEDGNVRSAENLVMDGAEVFNFSITVEPKAVRELVDYAEVDLEAVDYFVFHQANRYILGNIAKRLKVNKAKVPMQTVERYGNQSSASIPSAMCGELSEVLCGAEAKRVLLSGFGVGLSWGSALVDLSALPVCEIIELNSSQ from the coding sequence ATGGCGAAAAGTTGCTTTAGTGGTGTGCGCATTGGAGGTGTGGTGACATGTGTTCCGACATCAGAGAAGTGTATCGATGATGAGATTGATCTGTTTGGAGGTAACGAGAAGCAAATCGCTCGTCTGAGAAAGACGATTGGCTTGGATCGTCGCCGAGTGGTGGACCCTGGCACGACCGCGGTCGATTTATGTGAGGCGGCAGCGCGACGATTGCTCGAAGCCAGTGAGGTGGGGGTCGATCAAGTGGATGCGCTGATTTTTGTCACACAAACACCGGATCACTTGCAGCCTTGTAATGCAGCAGTGCTGCATGGCCGTTTGGATTTGGCTAAGAGCTGTGCTGCGCTGGATGTGAATTTGGGCTGCTCGGGCTATGTGTATGGCCTATGGTTGGCGCATATGATGGTCAGTGCGGGCGGTTGCGAGCGTGTGCTGTTGCTAGCCGGTGATACGCTGAGTCGGGTTGTGAACCCGAAAGATCGCACCGTTGCGCCGCTGTTTGGTGATGGGGGCAGTGCGACCTTGATTCAAGGTGATGATACGGCCGCGCAGGCGTGGTTTAGCCTCGGCACAGATGGAAAAGGGTTTGATAAATTGATCGTGCCCGCAGGGGGGCAGCGTATGCCGAGTTCGGTAGAGACGCAGGTCGAAGTGGCGGATGAAGACGGGAATGTGCGCTCTGCTGAAAACCTCGTTATGGATGGCGCCGAGGTTTTTAATTTTTCGATTACTGTGGAGCCGAAGGCTGTGCGCGAGTTAGTGGACTATGCAGAGGTGGATTTGGAAGCAGTGGATTATTTCGTCTTTCATCAGGCGAATCGTTATATTTTAGGTAATATCGCGAAACGCTTGAAGGTGAATAAAGCTAAGGTGCCGATGCAGACAGTCGAGCGTTACGGGAACCAGAGCTCGGCGTCGATTCCGTCCGCCATGTGCGGCGAATTGTCGGAGGTGTTATGCGGCGCGGAAGCGAAGCGTGTGTTGCTTTCAGGCTTTGGAGTCGGGCTTTCGTGGGGCAGTGCTTTGGTCGATTTATCGGCATTGCCCGTGTGTGAGATCATTGAGTTGAATTCATCGCAATAG
- a CDS encoding adenylate/guanylate cyclase domain-containing protein: protein MKQLISYFGLIGVSIAVWIFLWSEGVLDGFEQETMRWRYLARGEQQSTAPIVFVDLDADTVSSIGDRPWDRQNFGLLLNALLGPGKAKVVGVDIILSKFGKGSLLDVDRARKGDQSFGEVIEHYGDRIVLASAYNGTYSNVADELSNLLFIRDGFDDPTVIPFPEAPTFPIITEEYGRIGLANVDEMLSGGAVPYLVPAFIEIEGARFSLHLMDGAMMQKMDFMNEPQVVAEGDQFKLVDKDGWETYALPKYSKQRILTFGLEVFLAAHGLGPDAVTREEDALIISDGSQEFRRIPLVLSQSLEVNWFEGWQENALAEHYSMKEVLGRARALSVAREQNDASMTQEMEHWFKRFQGKVIFVGPVDPQLKDIAPTPFDRSPVPKVGLHANLYRTIQDEAYIQRLSSAGVVVLTIALTLLVACMTLWSGRGYSLTRVGSLLVLTLYIVVVFYSFAMLNWVLPLIAPVSAAFTTALFVVLLKLGSEEWQRRRMTTLFGAYVSPELVDEMVESGRDPELGGTEAEVSALFSDVEGFSAFSEQLPPNELVPLMNEYLSAMTDALQAEGGTLDKYIGDAIVMMFGMPLPIKDHAARACAAALRMQEQHEKLRQEWAQSGQWPDVVSQMRTRIGINTGVAVIGNMGSRVRFNYTMMGDSVNLAARCESGAKSYGVYTMVSGSTLRSALQTLPELFYRKLDRIVVKGRTEAVEIFELWDRTVDRASAVRCRNLYEAGLQLYFNGEWAAALERFNAAEADEPSKAFAPTTPSTVLAQRCREFLESGGPEDWDGAYRMQTK from the coding sequence TTGAAGCAACTTATTTCTTATTTCGGGCTGATCGGGGTCTCGATTGCGGTGTGGATTTTTCTTTGGTCGGAAGGGGTGTTGGACGGCTTTGAGCAAGAGACGATGCGTTGGCGCTATTTGGCGCGCGGCGAGCAGCAATCGACAGCACCGATTGTATTTGTTGACCTTGATGCGGACACTGTGTCGTCGATTGGGGATCGACCATGGGATCGCCAGAACTTCGGTCTATTGCTCAATGCCTTACTGGGGCCAGGGAAGGCAAAGGTGGTTGGCGTTGATATTATTTTGTCGAAGTTTGGCAAGGGGTCGCTACTGGATGTCGATCGCGCGCGAAAAGGGGACCAATCCTTTGGTGAAGTGATCGAGCACTATGGCGATCGAATCGTTCTCGCCTCGGCGTATAATGGAACTTACTCGAATGTCGCCGACGAGCTGTCTAATCTCTTGTTTATACGTGATGGCTTTGATGATCCGACTGTGATTCCCTTTCCTGAGGCGCCGACATTTCCAATTATTACAGAGGAGTATGGTCGGATCGGCTTGGCGAATGTTGATGAGATGCTGAGTGGTGGAGCAGTTCCTTATCTAGTGCCAGCATTCATCGAAATTGAGGGAGCCCGCTTTAGCTTGCACTTAATGGATGGTGCTATGATGCAAAAGATGGATTTCATGAATGAACCGCAGGTCGTGGCCGAAGGAGACCAGTTTAAGTTAGTGGATAAGGATGGTTGGGAAACGTATGCATTGCCGAAATACTCAAAGCAGAGAATCCTTACGTTTGGTTTGGAAGTTTTCTTGGCGGCGCATGGGCTCGGCCCTGATGCGGTGACTCGAGAGGAGGATGCGCTGATCATATCAGACGGTTCTCAGGAATTTCGGAGAATCCCACTAGTGTTGTCGCAGTCACTGGAAGTGAACTGGTTCGAAGGTTGGCAGGAGAATGCTTTGGCTGAGCATTATAGTATGAAAGAAGTGCTTGGCCGAGCGAGAGCGCTCAGCGTAGCTCGTGAACAGAATGATGCTTCTATGACACAGGAAATGGAGCATTGGTTTAAACGTTTTCAGGGAAAAGTCATCTTTGTCGGTCCTGTTGATCCCCAGTTGAAGGACATCGCGCCCACTCCCTTTGATCGGTCTCCTGTGCCGAAAGTCGGTTTGCATGCGAATCTATATCGCACGATTCAGGATGAGGCTTACATTCAGCGTTTAAGCAGTGCTGGGGTAGTCGTGTTGACCATCGCTTTGACCCTACTAGTGGCTTGTATGACTCTCTGGAGTGGTCGGGGGTATAGCTTGACTCGAGTTGGCTCCTTGCTGGTGCTTACGCTTTACATCGTAGTCGTGTTTTATTCGTTCGCTATGCTGAACTGGGTGTTGCCATTGATTGCACCTGTGTCTGCGGCCTTCACCACCGCGCTCTTTGTAGTTCTGTTAAAGTTGGGCTCGGAAGAATGGCAACGTCGCCGTATGACGACGCTTTTCGGTGCCTATGTGTCACCGGAACTGGTGGATGAGATGGTAGAGTCCGGGCGCGACCCGGAGCTCGGTGGCACTGAGGCGGAGGTCTCGGCTTTATTCTCAGATGTGGAAGGGTTCTCGGCGTTTTCGGAGCAGTTGCCGCCCAATGAGCTGGTGCCTTTGATGAACGAGTATTTGAGCGCGATGACCGATGCGCTTCAGGCCGAGGGGGGCACGCTGGATAAGTATATCGGTGATGCCATCGTGATGATGTTTGGCATGCCGCTGCCAATCAAAGACCATGCCGCTCGTGCTTGTGCGGCTGCGTTGCGTATGCAGGAGCAGCATGAGAAATTGCGCCAAGAGTGGGCACAGTCAGGTCAGTGGCCAGATGTGGTGTCGCAGATGCGCACTCGTATCGGTATTAATACAGGAGTCGCAGTGATTGGCAATATGGGCAGTCGTGTGCGCTTTAATTACACTATGATGGGCGATTCGGTTAACCTGGCGGCACGTTGTGAAAGCGGAGCGAAGAGCTATGGCGTGTATACGATGGTCTCTGGATCCACGTTGCGCTCTGCGCTTCAAACCTTGCCTGAACTGTTTTACCGCAAACTAGATCGTATCGTGGTGAAAGGGCGAACTGAGGCTGTTGAAATCTTCGAATTGTGGGATCGAACTGTGGATCGCGCGTCGGCAGTGCGTTGTCGCAACCTTTATGAAGCGGGCTTGCAATTATATTTCAACGGCGAGTGGGCGGCCGCGTTGGAGCGGTTCAATGCGGCTGAGGCAGATGAGCCATCAAAGGCATTTGCTCCGACGACGCCTTCTACGGTGTTAGCGCAGCGTTGCCGTGAATTCTTGGAGAGTGGTGGCCCTGAAGATTGGGATGGTGCCTACCGTATGCAGACGAAATAG
- a CDS encoding exosortase-associated EpsI family protein, translating into MKKIILTLGIATLLIALGLRAYFAFVPPPEPTLHKALADIVPSALPGWKIKDMDMAESPESSARITDFLNFDDAIFRVFEKGDTFVGLYIAYWTPGKASYRWAGAHTPDTCWVVNGWTRDEREYSIPFQHDGQALEPAEFGIYSKSGQAQQVYFWHLVGGKAHGYTQKEVPNIFGALLDIKNHGLNLRQEQFFVRLSSNKSLEELKQQDGFDQILDALLQLGMQEKVESPQG; encoded by the coding sequence ATGAAAAAAATCATCCTCACTCTTGGCATCGCCACCCTCCTCATCGCTCTCGGGCTACGTGCCTACTTCGCCTTCGTCCCACCACCAGAGCCGACGCTGCACAAAGCACTCGCCGATATTGTCCCCAGCGCACTCCCCGGCTGGAAGATCAAAGACATGGACATGGCCGAGTCCCCCGAGTCCAGCGCCCGCATCACCGACTTCCTCAACTTCGACGACGCTATTTTCCGCGTCTTCGAGAAAGGCGACACCTTCGTCGGCCTCTACATCGCCTACTGGACACCCGGCAAAGCCTCCTACCGCTGGGCTGGCGCTCACACACCCGACACCTGCTGGGTGGTTAACGGATGGACTCGCGATGAGCGTGAATACAGCATCCCCTTCCAACATGATGGCCAAGCACTCGAGCCCGCCGAATTTGGGATCTATTCAAAATCAGGACAAGCCCAGCAAGTCTACTTCTGGCACCTAGTGGGCGGCAAAGCACATGGCTATACTCAAAAAGAAGTGCCGAATATATTCGGCGCGCTTTTAGACATTAAAAATCACGGCCTAAACTTACGCCAAGAGCAATTCTTCGTCAGACTCTCGAGCAACAAAAGCCTCGAAGAGCTCAAACAGCAAGACGGGTTCGATCAAATCCTAGACGCACTCCTACAATTGGGAATGCAAGAGAAAGTGGAGTCGCCTCAGGGTTAA
- a CDS encoding acyl carrier protein, whose protein sequence is MNLDQLIGIFSECLEELPENALAAETKFKDLKAWDSLAVLTVTDEIDMEYGVLLRKTDFQNLATLEDLCKFVNAKRGAA, encoded by the coding sequence ATGAATTTAGATCAATTAATCGGAATTTTTTCGGAGTGCTTAGAGGAGTTGCCTGAGAATGCACTCGCTGCGGAGACCAAGTTTAAGGATTTGAAAGCATGGGACTCCTTGGCAGTGCTGACTGTGACTGATGAAATCGACATGGAATATGGAGTGTTGCTGCGGAAGACCGATTTTCAGAATCTAGCAACGCTTGAGGATTTATGTAAGTTCGTGAATGCGAAGCGTGGAGCAGCTTAA
- a CDS encoding acetyltransferase: protein MKNLYIVGAGGFGREVYAWLLDSPECNVEWRVQGFLDDNLGALDGFDYELGVVASISDFQPSSDDLFVCAIGARAHKRRVCESLKARGASFFTLVHPTAIVGPNVSIGEGVVICPRVTVTCDVEIGEMVMLNLHCTVGHDVRVGAWSTVSAQCDLTGFVQLGEDVFLGSGVRVIPGKRIEDGAVVGAGSVVIRNVRAGQKVFGNPAREFA, encoded by the coding sequence ATGAAGAATTTATACATTGTCGGTGCGGGAGGCTTTGGTCGGGAGGTCTATGCTTGGTTGCTTGATTCACCCGAGTGCAATGTAGAATGGAGGGTTCAGGGCTTTCTGGATGATAACTTGGGCGCTCTGGATGGATTCGACTATGAGCTTGGAGTCGTCGCGAGCATTTCGGACTTTCAGCCGAGCTCGGATGATTTGTTCGTTTGTGCGATCGGGGCGCGTGCGCATAAGCGTCGTGTGTGCGAGTCGCTGAAGGCGCGTGGTGCGAGCTTCTTTACGCTCGTGCATCCAACTGCGATTGTTGGTCCGAATGTGTCGATCGGCGAAGGGGTGGTGATCTGCCCGCGCGTAACTGTGACTTGCGATGTCGAAATCGGCGAGATGGTAATGCTTAACCTACATTGCACGGTTGGGCATGATGTGCGTGTCGGAGCCTGGAGCACTGTGAGTGCGCAGTGTGACCTGACCGGGTTTGTGCAGCTAGGAGAGGATGTCTTCTTAGGATCTGGCGTGCGTGTGATCCCAGGGAAGCGTATCGAAGACGGTGCTGTTGTTGGCGCCGGTTCTGTCGTGATCCGCAATGTGCGCGCAGGGCAAAAGGTCTTTGGGAACCCAGCCCGAGAGTTTGCTTAA